The Ensifer adhaerens genome contains a region encoding:
- a CDS encoding sensor histidine kinase, with product MKGQRRWAHPFTLIRRLFGNAVFSSLTRRIVFFNLVALVVLVGGIMYLNQFREGLIDARVESLLTQGEIIAGAISASASVDTNSITIDPEKLLELQAGQSITPLPSDEDLDFPIIQERVAPVLRRLISPTRTRARLFDADADLLLDSRHLYSGGQVLRFDLPPIEPEATGIGEKLNSWLNKLLQPGNLPLYKEPPGGNGSIYPEVTNALTGVRGYVERVTEKGELIVSVAVPVQRFRAVLGVLLLSTQAGDIDKIVQAERLAIIRVFGVAALVNIILSLLLSSTIANPLRRLAAAAVRVRRGGAKEREEIPDFSSRQDEIGNLSVALREMTTALYDRIAAIENFAADVSHELKNPLTSLRSAVETLPLARTDESKKRLMDVIQHDVRRLDRLISDISDASRLDAELARSDAKTIDLEKLLGDLVDISRQVRSKKKAVLLDFVIDRKDSPKARFAVSGYDLRIGQIITNLIENARSFVPEDGGRIVVRLTRSRSRCLVYVEDNGPGIQAEDIDRIFERFYTDRPEGEDFGQNSGLGLSISRQIAEAHGGTLKAENIAGPDGHITGARFVLSLPAEPHA from the coding sequence CTGAAGGGCCAGCGCCGCTGGGCGCATCCCTTCACGCTCATTCGTCGTCTCTTCGGCAATGCCGTCTTCTCGAGCCTCACCCGCCGTATCGTCTTCTTCAACCTGGTGGCGCTCGTCGTTCTGGTCGGCGGCATCATGTACCTCAACCAGTTCCGCGAGGGGCTGATCGACGCGCGCGTCGAAAGCCTTTTGACCCAGGGCGAAATCATCGCCGGCGCGATCTCCGCTTCCGCCTCGGTCGATACCAATTCGATCACCATCGATCCCGAAAAGCTGCTGGAACTGCAGGCCGGCCAGAGCATCACGCCGCTGCCGAGCGACGAGGATCTCGACTTCCCGATCATCCAGGAGCGTGTCGCGCCGGTTCTGCGCCGGCTGATCTCGCCGACGCGCACCCGCGCCCGCCTGTTCGACGCGGACGCCGACCTGCTGCTCGATTCGCGCCATCTCTATAGCGGCGGCCAGGTGCTGCGCTTCGACCTGCCGCCGATCGAGCCGGAGGCGACGGGCATCGGCGAAAAGCTCAACAGCTGGCTGAACAAGCTTTTGCAGCCGGGCAACCTGCCGCTCTATAAAGAACCGCCGGGTGGCAACGGCTCGATCTACCCTGAGGTGACCAATGCGCTGACGGGCGTGCGCGGCTATGTCGAGCGCGTTACCGAGAAGGGCGAGCTCATCGTTTCCGTGGCGGTGCCCGTCCAGCGCTTCCGCGCCGTTCTCGGCGTGCTCCTGCTTTCGACCCAGGCCGGCGACATCGACAAGATCGTCCAGGCCGAGCGCCTCGCCATCATCCGCGTCTTCGGCGTCGCGGCGCTCGTCAACATCATCCTGTCGCTGCTTCTGTCGTCGACGATCGCCAATCCGCTGCGCAGGCTTGCGGCAGCAGCGGTGCGCGTGCGCCGCGGCGGCGCCAAGGAGCGCGAGGAAATTCCCGACTTCTCCTCGCGCCAGGACGAGATCGGCAACCTCTCGGTCGCGCTGCGTGAGATGACGACCGCGCTCTATGACCGGATCGCCGCGATCGAAAACTTTGCCGCCGACGTCAGCCACGAGCTGAAAAACCCCCTCACCTCACTGCGTAGCGCCGTCGAGACGCTGCCTTTGGCGCGGACCGACGAATCGAAGAAGCGGCTGATGGACGTCATCCAGCATGACGTCCGCCGTCTCGACCGCCTGATCAGCGATATCTCGGACGCCTCGCGTCTCGACGCGGAACTTGCCCGCAGCGACGCCAAGACGATCGATCTCGAAAAACTCCTCGGCGACCTCGTCGATATCTCGCGACAGGTCCGCAGCAAGAAGAAGGCGGTGCTGCTCGATTTCGTCATCGACCGCAAGGACAGCCCCAAGGCGCGCTTTGCCGTCAGCGGCTACGACCTGCGCATCGGCCAGATCATTACCAACCTGATCGAAAACGCCCGTTCCTTCGTTCCCGAGGACGGCGGGCGGATCGTCGTGCGCCTCACCCGCTCGCGCTCGCGCTGCCTCGTCTATGTCGAGGACAACGGCCCGGGCATCCAGGCCGAAGACATCGACCGCATTTTCGAGCGCTTCTATACCGACCGGCCGGAAGGCGAGGATTTTGGACAGAACTCCGGCCTCGGGCTGTCGATCTCCAGGCAGATCGCCGAAGCCCATGGCGGCACGCTCAAGGCCGAGAACATCGCCGGACCGGATGGCCATATCACCGGCGCGCGCTTCGTCCTGTCCCTGCCCGCCGAGCCGCACGCGTGA
- the chvI gene encoding two-component system response regulator ChvI yields MQTIALVDDDRNILTSVSIALEAEGYKVETYTDGASALEGLLARPPQLAIFDIKMPRMDGMELLRRLRQKSDLPVIFLTSKDEEIDELFGLKMGADDFITKPFSQRLLVERVKAILRRAANREAAAANPNNTVKATDAPSRSLERGQLVMDQERHTCTWKSEPVTLTVTEFLILHSLAQRPGVVKSRDALMDAAYDEQVYVDDRTIDSHIKRLRKKFKMVDNDFDMIETLYGVGYRFRESA; encoded by the coding sequence ATGCAGACCATCGCGCTTGTCGATGATGACCGGAATATTCTGACGTCCGTATCCATCGCCCTGGAGGCAGAAGGCTACAAAGTCGAGACCTATACCGACGGCGCTTCCGCGCTCGAAGGCTTGCTCGCCCGGCCGCCGCAGCTTGCGATCTTCGACATCAAGATGCCGCGTATGGACGGCATGGAACTGCTGCGCCGCCTGAGGCAGAAGTCGGACCTGCCAGTGATCTTCCTCACCTCCAAGGATGAAGAGATCGACGAACTCTTCGGCCTGAAGATGGGCGCCGACGACTTCATCACCAAGCCGTTTTCGCAACGCCTTCTGGTCGAACGCGTCAAGGCGATCCTGCGCCGCGCCGCCAACCGCGAAGCCGCGGCCGCCAATCCGAACAATACCGTCAAGGCAACCGACGCGCCGTCGCGCTCGCTCGAGCGTGGGCAGTTGGTGATGGATCAGGAGCGCCACACCTGTACCTGGAAGAGTGAGCCGGTGACCCTGACGGTGACGGAATTCCTCATTCTCCATTCGCTGGCGCAGCGCCCGGGCGTGGTGAAGAGCCGCGACGCACTGATGGACGCTGCCTATGACGAACAGGTCTATGTCGACGACCGCACCATCGACAGCCACATCAAGCGGCTGCGCAAGAAGTTCAAGATGGTCGACAACGACTTCGACATGATCGAGACGCTTTACGGTGTCGGCTATCGTTTCCGGGAGAGTGCCTGA
- a CDS encoding phosphoenolpyruvate carboxykinase, translated as MEQLGTRNLANGLEKLGFIDLETVRYNLEAAELYEEALRRGEAELTAHGALVARTGQHTGRSPKDKFVVRDANTDDQIWWDNNKPMSPEHFALLRKDMLEHAKGMSLYVQDLVGGADADNALPTRVVTEYAWHSLFIRNLLIRPAREALGSFLPKLTIIDLPSFKADPERYGCRTETVIACDFTNGLILIGGTSYAGEMKKSVFTVLNYLLPKKGVMPMHCSANVGPAGDTAIFFGLSGTGKTTLSADPTRTLIGDDEHGWGEQGVFNFEGGCYAKAIRLSEAAEPEIYATTRRFGTVMENVVLDERRVPDFDDGSLTENTRCAYPLDFIPNASATGTAPQPRTIIMLTADAFGVMPPIAKLTPEQAMYHFLSGYTAKVAGTEKGVTEPEATFSTCFGAPFMPRHPSEYGNLLKDLIAKNGVTCWLVNTGWTGGAYGTGSRMPIKVTRALLAAALDGSLNAAELRTDANFGFAVPVSVPGVDDGILDPRSTWADGAAYDAQARRLVDMFITNFAKFESHVDGSVRDAAPGTKIAAE; from the coding sequence ATGGAGCAACTCGGCACTCGCAATCTCGCGAACGGCTTGGAAAAACTCGGCTTTATCGACCTGGAAACGGTTCGGTACAACCTCGAAGCCGCAGAGCTTTATGAGGAAGCTCTTCGCCGCGGCGAGGCTGAGCTGACGGCACACGGTGCGCTCGTCGCCCGTACCGGCCAGCACACCGGTCGCTCGCCGAAGGACAAGTTCGTCGTTCGCGATGCGAACACCGACGACCAGATCTGGTGGGACAACAACAAGCCGATGTCTCCGGAGCATTTTGCCCTGCTGCGCAAGGATATGCTTGAGCACGCCAAAGGCATGTCGCTCTACGTGCAGGACCTGGTTGGCGGCGCCGATGCCGACAACGCCCTGCCGACGCGCGTCGTTACCGAGTACGCCTGGCATTCGCTGTTCATCCGCAATCTGCTGATTCGCCCAGCCCGCGAAGCGCTCGGCTCCTTCCTGCCGAAGCTGACGATCATCGATCTGCCGAGCTTCAAAGCAGATCCGGAGCGCTACGGCTGCCGCACCGAGACGGTCATCGCCTGCGACTTCACCAACGGCCTGATCCTGATCGGCGGCACGTCCTATGCCGGCGAAATGAAGAAGTCGGTCTTCACCGTTCTCAACTACCTGCTGCCGAAGAAGGGCGTCATGCCGATGCACTGCTCGGCAAACGTTGGCCCGGCCGGCGACACCGCGATCTTCTTCGGCCTCTCCGGCACCGGCAAGACGACGCTTTCGGCCGACCCGACCCGCACGCTGATCGGCGACGACGAGCACGGCTGGGGCGAGCAGGGCGTCTTCAACTTCGAAGGCGGCTGCTACGCCAAGGCGATCCGCCTGTCGGAAGCCGCCGAGCCGGAAATCTACGCCACGACCCGCCGCTTCGGCACCGTCATGGAAAACGTCGTGCTTGACGAGCGCCGCGTTCCTGATTTCGACGACGGTTCGCTGACGGAAAACACCCGTTGCGCCTATCCGCTCGACTTCATCCCGAATGCCAGCGCCACCGGCACCGCACCGCAGCCGCGCACCATCATCATGCTGACCGCCGATGCGTTCGGCGTGATGCCGCCTATTGCCAAGCTGACGCCGGAACAGGCGATGTACCACTTCCTTTCCGGCTACACCGCCAAGGTCGCCGGCACGGAAAAGGGCGTTACCGAGCCGGAAGCCACCTTCTCGACCTGCTTCGGCGCACCGTTCATGCCGCGTCACCCGTCGGAATACGGCAACCTGCTGAAGGACCTGATCGCCAAGAACGGTGTCACCTGCTGGCTGGTGAACACGGGCTGGACCGGCGGCGCCTACGGCACCGGCAGCCGCATGCCGATCAAGGTAACGCGCGCTCTGCTCGCGGCCGCGCTTGACGGCTCGCTGAACGCTGCGGAACTGCGCACCGATGCCAACTTCGGCTTTGCCGTTCCGGTCTCGGTCCCGGGCGTCGACGACGGCATCCTCGACCCACGCTCGACCTGGGCCGATGGTGCAGCCTATGACGCACAGGCCCGCCGCCTGGTCGACATGTTCATCACGAACTTCGCCAAGTTCGAGAGCCATGTGGACGGCAGCGTTCGCGACGCGGCTCCCGGTACGAAGATCGCCGCCGAATAA
- the arfB gene encoding alternative ribosome rescue aminoacyl-tRNA hydrolase ArfB, giving the protein MASDPLYINDNIVLAGWELTEQFVLAGGPGGQNVNKVSTAVQLFFNVQASPALSDRIKANALKIAGKRASKEGVLMIEASRFRSQERNREDARERLKELILKAAEPPPPPRKKTKPTRGSVERRLKEKSGRGEIKKLRGRPGGD; this is encoded by the coding sequence ATGGCCAGCGACCCGCTCTACATAAACGACAATATCGTCCTTGCCGGCTGGGAGCTGACGGAGCAATTCGTGCTGGCCGGTGGCCCGGGCGGGCAGAACGTCAACAAGGTGTCGACCGCCGTTCAGCTGTTCTTCAACGTCCAGGCGTCTCCGGCGCTTTCCGATCGCATCAAGGCCAACGCCCTGAAGATCGCCGGCAAGCGCGCCTCGAAAGAGGGCGTGCTGATGATCGAGGCGAGCCGCTTTCGCAGCCAGGAGCGCAACCGCGAGGATGCGCGCGAGCGGCTGAAGGAGTTGATCCTGAAGGCTGCCGAACCCCCGCCGCCGCCGCGCAAGAAGACCAAGCCGACGCGCGGTTCCGTCGAGCGGCGTCTCAAGGAGAAGTCGGGTCGCGGGGAGATCAAGAAGCTCAGGGGCCGGCCTGGAGGCGATTGA
- a CDS encoding IS110 family transposase: protein MTASYDYHIGVDYHKSYSHLVVQDSGGKTLRSGRVKNDRQSLGSFLERYRENSHAVVEATRNWMVIYDWLDDICDDVVLAHPLKVKAIADAKIKTDKIDATVLAHLLRADLVPEAWAPSERSRDLRVALRERMFYVRLRTMTKNRIVTVFDRYPEQTAQLKTLGDLFGKAGRIQLSQVNVSEIDRIQIDRGLAFIGAINERIKQSEATIRAMTKANPNVRLLKTIPGIGEFFARLIDAEIDDIARFRNPKKLAAYAGLVPSTYSSGGKTYHGKTIKQGNKWLRWAFVEAVTPAIASDPQLRAQYEHLKIRGTNKARVAMARKLLTIAFQILRDQRAYEPRGESIITEGASMKSRLS, encoded by the coding sequence ATGACTGCGTCCTATGATTACCATATCGGGGTCGACTACCACAAATCCTACAGCCATCTGGTGGTGCAAGATTCAGGCGGCAAGACGCTCAGATCCGGCCGGGTGAAGAACGATCGCCAGTCGCTCGGCAGCTTTCTCGAGCGGTACCGCGAAAACAGCCATGCGGTTGTCGAGGCGACGCGCAACTGGATGGTGATCTACGACTGGCTCGACGACATTTGTGATGATGTCGTTCTCGCCCACCCGTTGAAGGTCAAGGCGATCGCCGACGCCAAGATCAAGACCGACAAGATCGATGCGACCGTGCTGGCGCATTTGCTGCGCGCCGACCTGGTGCCGGAAGCCTGGGCGCCAAGCGAGCGGTCGCGGGACCTGCGTGTCGCCCTGCGGGAGCGGATGTTCTACGTGCGGCTGCGCACGATGACGAAGAACCGCATCGTCACGGTGTTTGATCGCTATCCGGAGCAGACGGCGCAACTGAAGACGCTCGGCGATCTGTTTGGTAAGGCCGGCCGCATTCAGCTTTCGCAGGTCAACGTCTCTGAGATCGACCGCATCCAGATCGACCGTGGCCTCGCTTTCATTGGCGCCATCAATGAGCGGATCAAGCAGTCGGAAGCGACGATCCGGGCGATGACCAAGGCCAATCCCAACGTGAGGCTGTTGAAGACGATCCCCGGCATCGGCGAGTTCTTCGCCCGTCTGATCGACGCGGAGATCGATGACATAGCGCGGTTCCGCAACCCGAAGAAGCTGGCCGCCTATGCCGGGCTGGTGCCCTCGACCTATTCGAGCGGCGGCAAGACCTATCACGGCAAGACCATCAAGCAGGGCAACAAGTGGCTGCGCTGGGCTTTTGTCGAAGCGGTCACCCCGGCGATCGCCAGCGATCCACAGCTTCGCGCCCAATATGAGCACCTGAAGATCAGAGGAACCAACAAGGCGCGTGTGGCGATGGCGCGCAAGCTTTTGACGATCGCCTTCCAGATCCTGCGCGACCAGCGCGCTTACGAGCCGCGCGGCGAAAGCATCATCACGGAAGGCGCGTCAATGAAATCCCGACTGTCCTGA
- the lysM gene encoding peptidoglycan-binding protein LysM, protein MGLFSFIKNAGKKLGIGGDDDAPDAESVQKELASHDLGTKDVQVEVAGDKVVLKGVVKDQSVFEKAVVAVGNTLGVSAVEASELKVADAGAAPAPAKEPVFYTVKKGDNLWKIAEAQYGKGKGAKHTVIFEANKPMLTHPDKIYPGQVLRIPDLDAA, encoded by the coding sequence ATGGGTCTTTTCAGCTTTATCAAGAACGCCGGCAAGAAGCTTGGTATCGGCGGCGACGACGATGCTCCGGATGCCGAAAGCGTTCAGAAGGAACTTGCATCCCACGATCTCGGCACCAAGGACGTGCAGGTCGAAGTGGCCGGTGACAAGGTCGTGCTGAAGGGTGTCGTGAAGGACCAGAGCGTCTTCGAAAAGGCCGTCGTCGCCGTCGGCAACACGCTCGGCGTGTCCGCAGTCGAGGCCTCCGAACTCAAGGTCGCCGATGCCGGCGCAGCACCTGCTCCGGCAAAGGAGCCCGTCTTCTATACGGTCAAGAAGGGCGATAACCTCTGGAAGATTGCCGAGGCGCAGTACGGCAAGGGCAAGGGCGCCAAGCACACGGTGATCTTCGAAGCCAACAAGCCGATGCTGACCCATCCGGACAAGATCTATCCCGGCCAGGTTCTGCGCATTCCGGATCTGGATGCGGCCTGA
- a CDS encoding alpha-ketoglutarate-dependent dioxygenase AlkB codes for MQVLPKGIRHIPGYLDRARQEQLVEAIRSVVAEAPLFVPEMPKTGKPMSVRMTNCGALGWVTDRDRGYRYQSQHPVTGRPWPVMPEILLDIWDAVSASSKTPEACLVNFYSEEARMGLHQDRDERDLETAVVSISLGDSCLFRVGGNSRGGQTMSFRLESGDVVVLGGEGRLAFHGVDRIYPSTSTLLKNGGRVNLTLRRVNP; via the coding sequence ATGCAGGTGCTCCCGAAAGGGATCAGACATATTCCGGGTTATCTCGATCGTGCCCGGCAAGAGCAACTGGTCGAGGCCATTCGGTCAGTCGTTGCCGAAGCGCCGCTGTTCGTGCCGGAAATGCCGAAGACTGGCAAACCCATGTCGGTGCGCATGACCAATTGCGGCGCGCTCGGCTGGGTCACGGATCGCGATCGCGGCTATCGTTACCAGTCTCAGCATCCGGTGACCGGCCGCCCCTGGCCGGTCATGCCGGAGATCCTGCTCGATATCTGGGATGCGGTTTCCGCAAGCAGCAAGACGCCCGAGGCCTGCCTGGTAAACTTCTATTCCGAAGAGGCCCGCATGGGGCTGCACCAGGATCGCGACGAGCGCGATCTTGAAACCGCCGTCGTCTCGATCTCGCTTGGTGACAGCTGCCTCTTCCGCGTGGGTGGCAATTCGCGCGGCGGCCAGACCATGTCCTTCCGGCTGGAAAGCGGCGATGTCGTGGTGCTGGGTGGGGAAGGGCGTCTCGCCTTCCATGGCGTCGACCGGATCTATCCGAGCACGTCGACGCTGCTGAAGAATGGCGGGCGGGTCAATCTGACACTCCGCCGCGTCAATCCCTGA
- the coaA gene encoding type I pantothenate kinase: MTIAAKDIEAADLPDNLQKRDYSPYHFFTAEEWSRFRADTPMTLTADEVQRLRSLNDPVDLGEVRQIYLSLSRLLSTHVESSQMLFEQRKRFLSMSETKTPFVIGIAGSVAVGKSTTARILAQLLARWPSSPKVDLVTTDGFLYPNAVLQRENMMDRKGFPESYDVGALLRFLSAIKAGQPNVKAPSYSHLTYDVLPDQFTVIDRPDILIFEGINVLQSRNLPADGKIVPMVSDFFDFSIYIDAEESLIHSWYVNRFMRLRETAFKNPESYFHRYATISEDAARATAEGLWHNINLKNLHQNILPTRPRADLILQKGPNHLTEKVALRKL, encoded by the coding sequence ATGACGATCGCGGCGAAAGACATCGAAGCAGCCGACCTGCCCGACAACCTCCAGAAGCGGGACTACTCGCCCTATCATTTCTTCACCGCCGAGGAATGGTCGCGCTTTCGCGCCGATACGCCGATGACGCTGACGGCCGACGAGGTACAGCGGCTGCGCTCGTTGAACGACCCCGTCGATCTCGGCGAGGTCCGGCAGATCTACCTGTCGCTGTCACGCCTGCTTTCGACCCATGTGGAATCGTCGCAGATGCTCTTCGAGCAGCGCAAGCGCTTCCTCAGCATGTCCGAGACGAAGACCCCCTTCGTCATCGGCATTGCCGGATCGGTCGCCGTCGGCAAGTCGACGACGGCCCGTATCCTGGCGCAGCTTCTGGCGCGTTGGCCGTCGAGCCCGAAGGTCGACCTGGTGACAACAGACGGTTTCCTCTATCCGAACGCCGTGCTCCAGCGCGAAAACATGATGGACCGCAAGGGCTTTCCGGAGAGCTACGACGTCGGCGCGCTCCTGCGCTTCCTGTCGGCGATCAAGGCCGGCCAGCCGAACGTCAAGGCGCCCAGCTATTCGCACCTGACCTATGACGTGCTGCCCGACCAGTTCACGGTCATCGACCGGCCAGATATCCTGATCTTCGAAGGCATCAACGTTCTGCAGTCGCGCAACCTGCCGGCCGACGGCAAGATCGTGCCGATGGTCTCGGATTTCTTCGACTTCTCGATCTATATCGATGCCGAGGAGAGCCTGATCCACAGCTGGTACGTCAACCGCTTCATGCGGCTGCGCGAAACCGCGTTCAAGAACCCGGAATCCTACTTCCACCGCTACGCCACGATCAGCGAGGATGCAGCCCGGGCCACTGCCGAGGGATTGTGGCACAACATCAACCTGAAGAACCTGCACCAGAACATCCTGCCGACGCGCCCGCGCGCCGACCTGATCCTGCAAAAGGGCCCGAACCATCTGACCGAAAAGGTGGCGCTCAGGAAGCTCTAA
- a CDS encoding phosphoribosyl-ATP diphosphatase, whose translation MGDFTLSDLEAIVATRAMAAPDESWTAKLVASGQPKAAKKLGEEAVETVIAAISNDRANLIAESADLLYHLMVVLKIADVPLQDVLNELQRRTNQSGLQEKANRQTP comes from the coding sequence ATGGGCGACTTCACACTTTCCGACCTCGAAGCCATCGTCGCGACACGCGCGATGGCGGCGCCGGACGAATCCTGGACGGCAAAACTGGTGGCAAGCGGCCAGCCGAAGGCGGCGAAGAAACTCGGCGAGGAAGCGGTTGAAACCGTGATCGCGGCCATCAGCAACGACCGCGCAAATCTCATCGCCGAAAGCGCCGATCTCCTCTATCATCTAATGGTCGTATTGAAGATCGCCGACGTTCCGTTGCAGGATGTGCTCAACGAACTTCAGCGACGGACCAACCAATCCGGCCTGCAGGAAAAGGCAAATCGGCAGACCCCATGA
- the hisF gene encoding imidazole glycerol phosphate synthase subunit HisF has product MTLKARVIPCLDVKDGRVVKGVNFVDLIDAGDPVEAARAYDAAGADELCFLDITASSDNRETIFDVIARTAEQCFMPLTVGGGVRQVSDIRKLLLAGADKVSINTAAVKNPEFVAEAADKFGNQCIVVAIDAKKVSTDGEADRWEIFTHGGRQPTGIDAIDFARRVVDLGAGEILLTSMDRDGTKSGYDIALTRAVADAVRAPVIASGGVGTLDHMVAGIKDGHATAVLAASIFHFGTYSIGETKRYMAEHGIAMRLD; this is encoded by the coding sequence ATGACGCTTAAAGCCCGCGTTATCCCCTGCCTCGACGTCAAGGACGGCCGTGTCGTCAAGGGCGTCAACTTCGTCGACCTGATCGACGCCGGTGACCCCGTGGAAGCGGCCCGCGCCTATGACGCTGCCGGCGCCGACGAGCTCTGCTTCCTCGACATCACCGCGTCCTCGGACAATCGCGAGACGATCTTCGACGTCATCGCCCGTACGGCCGAACAGTGCTTCATGCCGCTGACCGTCGGCGGCGGCGTGCGCCAGGTTTCCGACATCCGCAAGCTGCTTCTGGCCGGCGCCGACAAGGTGTCAATCAACACGGCTGCGGTAAAGAACCCGGAATTCGTCGCCGAAGCCGCCGACAAGTTCGGCAACCAGTGCATCGTCGTCGCGATCGACGCCAAGAAAGTCTCGACGGATGGCGAAGCGGATCGCTGGGAGATCTTCACCCATGGCGGACGCCAGCCGACCGGCATCGACGCGATCGATTTTGCCCGTCGGGTGGTCGATCTCGGCGCCGGCGAGATCCTTTTGACCTCGATGGACCGTGACGGCACCAAGAGCGGCTACGACATCGCGCTTACCCGCGCCGTCGCCGACGCGGTCCGCGCGCCCGTTATCGCGTCGGGTGGCGTCGGCACACTCGACCACATGGTCGCCGGCATCAAGGACGGTCACGCGACCGCGGTCCTTGCCGCCTCCATCTTCCACTTCGGCACCTATAGCATTGGCGAAACCAAGCGCTATATGGCGGAGCATGGCATCGCCATGCGCCTCGACTGA
- the hisA gene encoding 1-(5-phosphoribosyl)-5-[(5-phosphoribosylamino)methylideneamino]imidazole-4-carboxamide isomerase, translated as MILFPAIDLKDGQCVRLKLGDMDQATVYNPDPAAQARAFEDQGFEWLHVVDLNGAFAGETVNGTAVDAILKATKNPVQLGGGIRTLDHIETWLSRGLARVILGTVAVRDPALVIEACRKFPGKVAVGIDAKGGKVAVEGWAEASELGVIELAKKFEGAGVSAIIYTDIDRDGILTGINWASTLELADAVSIPVIASGGLASMDDIRRMVEPDARKLEGAISGRALYDGRIDPQEALELIRAARKA; from the coding sequence ATGATCCTTTTTCCCGCGATCGACCTGAAAGACGGGCAATGCGTGCGCCTGAAGCTTGGCGACATGGACCAGGCGACGGTTTACAACCCCGACCCCGCGGCCCAGGCCCGCGCCTTTGAAGACCAGGGCTTCGAATGGCTGCACGTGGTCGACCTCAACGGCGCCTTTGCCGGTGAGACGGTCAACGGTACCGCCGTTGACGCCATTCTCAAGGCGACCAAAAACCCGGTGCAGCTCGGCGGCGGCATCCGCACGCTCGACCATATCGAAACCTGGCTGTCGCGCGGGCTTGCCCGCGTCATCCTCGGCACCGTGGCTGTCCGTGATCCGGCGCTCGTGATCGAGGCCTGCCGCAAATTCCCCGGCAAGGTCGCCGTCGGCATCGACGCCAAGGGCGGCAAGGTTGCCGTCGAAGGCTGGGCCGAGGCTTCCGAACTCGGCGTGATCGAGCTTGCCAAGAAGTTCGAGGGCGCCGGCGTTTCGGCGATCATCTATACCGACATCGACCGCGACGGCATCCTGACCGGTATCAACTGGGCTTCGACGCTGGAACTGGCGGACGCGGTTTCCATTCCTGTCATCGCATCGGGCGGTCTCGCCTCGATGGACGATATCCGCCGCATGGTCGAGCCGGACGCACGCAAGCTCGAAGGCGCCATCTCCGGCCGCGCGCTCTATGACGGCCGCATCGACCCGCAGGAGGCGCTGGAGCTGATCCGCGCTGCGAGAAAGGCTTGA
- the hisH gene encoding imidazole glycerol phosphate synthase subunit HisH, which translates to MRVAIIDYGSGNLRSATKAFERAAREAGVAAEIDLTDKPERVASADRIVLPGVGAYADCRRGLAAVDGMEQALTEAVEQAGRPFLGICVGMQLMSSRGLEKTITHGFGWIPGDVVEMTPADTTLKIPQIGWNTLKLKREHPLFDGIRVGEAGLHAYFVHSYHLAAENAADVVAEADYGGPVTAFVANGNKAGSQFHPEKSQALGLALISNFLRWKP; encoded by the coding sequence ATGCGCGTCGCCATCATCGATTACGGCTCGGGCAATCTGCGCTCGGCCACCAAGGCCTTTGAACGGGCCGCCCGCGAAGCCGGCGTTGCAGCCGAGATCGACCTTACCGACAAGCCGGAACGGGTGGCGAGCGCCGACCGCATCGTGCTTCCGGGAGTCGGCGCCTATGCCGATTGCCGCCGCGGCCTTGCTGCCGTCGACGGCATGGAGCAAGCGTTGACCGAGGCGGTCGAACAGGCTGGGCGGCCCTTCCTCGGCATCTGCGTCGGCATGCAGCTGATGTCGTCGCGCGGACTTGAAAAGACCATCACCCATGGTTTTGGCTGGATCCCCGGCGATGTCGTCGAGATGACGCCCGCCGACACCACGCTGAAGATCCCGCAGATCGGCTGGAATACGCTGAAGCTCAAGCGCGAGCACCCGCTGTTTGACGGCATCCGTGTTGGCGAAGCCGGTCTGCATGCCTATTTTGTGCATTCGTACCACCTGGCCGCTGAGAACGCCGCCGACGTGGTCGCTGAGGCCGACTATGGCGGGCCCGTCACGGCCTTCGTCGCCAACGGCAACAAGGCGGGCTCGCAGTTCCACCCGGAAAAGAGCCAGGCGCTTGGCCTTGCCCTCATCTCGAATTTCCTGCGCTGGAAGCCCTGA